From the Ruania alkalisoli genome, one window contains:
- a CDS encoding AGE family epimerase/isomerase: MTTLESAAADARDQLERVVLPFWLTHGIDHEHGGFHTCFDNRGRSQVSDEKFTWSQGRFVWMLARAASLTGAGLLRPVEGFDADALMVCANRGADFLEEYALRPDGTCSFALVRDGSAEAAGHPARSVYADLFVAMGFAEIARQGGPQRWLEPARLIIDRARADIHQRVAPTPPYTIPEGHRAFGPHLILLNALLVLSQAERSLEIPISRQEALASELDAVMSFHDGGHGFREMPPLGRAHSGDPGEGSAGPSGSGLVATHRVPGHALEAMWIALEAMDLLGDVTHRETALASIAPLCELGWDGECGGLFRYVDEAGGPPTGAAGTSDYERLVQATWDTRLWWVHTEAAAVAATAAWRYDRPEVAAWFDRIWHYTLNTFPGGDEGEEWVQIRNRDGSPRDAVVALPVKDPFHITRNLMQLVELAAARAGR, from the coding sequence ATGACGACCCTCGAGAGCGCCGCCGCCGACGCACGTGACCAGCTGGAGCGGGTGGTGCTGCCGTTCTGGCTGACGCACGGGATCGACCACGAGCACGGGGGCTTCCACACGTGTTTCGACAACCGTGGCCGCTCGCAGGTCTCAGATGAGAAGTTCACGTGGTCGCAGGGTCGATTCGTCTGGATGCTGGCGCGGGCTGCTTCCCTGACCGGCGCTGGACTGCTGCGTCCAGTTGAGGGCTTCGACGCTGACGCGTTGATGGTGTGCGCCAACCGTGGCGCCGACTTCCTCGAGGAGTACGCCCTTCGCCCCGACGGCACCTGCTCGTTCGCGCTGGTGCGCGACGGATCCGCAGAAGCGGCGGGCCACCCCGCGAGAAGCGTCTATGCCGATCTGTTCGTCGCCATGGGATTCGCGGAGATCGCGCGGCAGGGCGGGCCGCAGCGGTGGCTGGAACCGGCGCGCCTCATCATCGACCGGGCCCGGGCGGACATCCACCAGCGGGTCGCGCCCACACCGCCGTACACGATTCCGGAGGGGCACCGAGCCTTCGGGCCCCACCTGATCCTCCTGAATGCACTCCTCGTCCTGAGTCAGGCTGAGCGGAGTCTGGAAATCCCGATCTCGCGCCAGGAGGCGCTCGCCTCCGAACTGGATGCAGTGATGTCATTTCACGACGGCGGACATGGCTTCCGGGAGATGCCTCCGTTGGGGAGGGCTCACTCTGGCGACCCCGGCGAGGGTTCGGCTGGCCCGTCCGGTTCGGGCCTGGTCGCTACGCATCGCGTACCGGGCCACGCGCTGGAAGCGATGTGGATCGCCCTCGAGGCGATGGATCTGCTCGGCGATGTGACACATCGGGAGACCGCCCTGGCGAGCATCGCCCCACTGTGCGAACTCGGATGGGATGGCGAGTGTGGCGGGCTGTTCCGGTACGTCGACGAGGCCGGCGGCCCGCCCACCGGTGCGGCCGGGACGAGCGATTACGAACGTCTGGTGCAGGCCACCTGGGACACCAGGTTGTGGTGGGTGCACACCGAAGCGGCCGCCGTCGCCGCCACGGCGGCCTGGCGGTACGACCGCCCGGAGGTCGCGGCGTGGTTCGACCGGATCTGGCACTACACCCTGAACACGTTCCCCGGCGGGGATGAGGGTGAGGAGTGGGTGCAGATCCGCAACCGGGACGGGTCGCCGCGCGATGCGGTGGTCGCACTGCCGGTGAAGGATCCGTTCCACATCACGCGCAACCTGATGCAACTGGTCGAGCTCGCAGCCGCGCGCGCCGGCCGCTGA
- a CDS encoding Gfo/Idh/MocA family protein, with protein MTAARLRFGVIGVGIIGRQHVDRIRQDDIATELVAVADSSAEAARAIASDYGVEAETVDGLLVREDVDAVVIAIPSGLHADVAVAALDAGKHVLLEKPIDVTVDAADRIIAAERRSGKVLSVVSQRRFLPESGYLRESIRSGALGSITSATVEIALWRTQEYYDSGAWRGTWALDGGGALMNQGVHLVDLALWLLGDVEEVHAYGGLLAHENIEVEDTISITARFAGGGVLTFLASTTAYGDLPIRMAIMGDGGSAVTVAGKIEHFVTAEQLDLPAFEPNDMQCAQLLDFLGAIENARDPLVTSTQARAAVAFIEAAYESMRSGKPVQPR; from the coding sequence ATGACTGCCGCGCGCCTTCGGTTCGGCGTGATCGGGGTCGGGATCATCGGCCGTCAGCATGTGGATCGGATTCGTCAGGACGACATTGCGACAGAGCTGGTCGCCGTCGCAGACTCTTCGGCCGAGGCGGCGCGGGCCATCGCATCCGACTACGGAGTTGAGGCAGAGACCGTCGACGGACTGCTGGTGCGTGAGGACGTCGACGCGGTCGTGATCGCCATCCCGTCCGGCTTGCACGCCGATGTGGCCGTTGCCGCTCTGGATGCCGGCAAGCACGTGCTGCTGGAGAAGCCCATCGACGTGACCGTCGACGCGGCCGACCGCATCATCGCTGCCGAGCGGCGCTCGGGCAAGGTGCTCAGCGTGGTCAGCCAGCGACGGTTCCTGCCCGAGTCGGGCTACCTGCGCGAGTCGATCCGGTCCGGTGCCCTTGGTTCGATCACCTCGGCCACCGTCGAGATTGCCCTATGGCGGACACAGGAGTACTACGACTCCGGAGCGTGGCGCGGCACCTGGGCGCTGGACGGCGGCGGTGCGCTGATGAACCAGGGCGTGCATCTGGTCGACCTGGCGCTGTGGCTCCTCGGCGACGTCGAGGAGGTGCATGCCTACGGCGGTTTGCTTGCACACGAGAACATCGAGGTGGAGGACACCATCTCGATCACCGCACGGTTCGCCGGCGGTGGCGTACTCACCTTCCTCGCGAGCACCACGGCGTATGGCGACCTGCCGATCCGGATGGCCATCATGGGCGACGGCGGCAGCGCCGTCACAGTCGCCGGGAAGATCGAACACTTCGTGACGGCGGAACAACTCGACCTTCCTGCGTTCGAGCCGAACGACATGCAATGTGCGCAGCTCCTCGACTTCCTCGGGGCAATCGAGAACGCTCGTGATCCCCTGGTCACCTCGACCCAGGCGCGAGCCGCAGTCGCCTTCATCGAGGCGGCGTATGAGTCGATGCGCAGCGGGAAGCCGGTGCAGCCACGATGA
- a CDS encoding SGNH/GDSL hydrolase family protein produces MTQAAVTPALREVLDSPDPRVWTFLGDSVTAASWHTWGSRGFSELVEERLREQGRSRDAVINTAVSGWQISDLEPELEALCLRFAPDAVVIGFGLNDTRGGADGVQTFGRVYREVIRRIREASGAVVVVMTPNGTLPTAPAHVVEHLPAYVEEVRAVAADTSALLVDHYAEWQQAEEGSWFHWLGHGCHPNIYGHRVMARTLMRALGIWDPESRSGRLLIP; encoded by the coding sequence ATGACCCAGGCAGCGGTGACCCCAGCGCTGCGTGAGGTTCTCGACTCGCCTGACCCGCGGGTGTGGACCTTCCTGGGTGACAGTGTGACGGCGGCCAGCTGGCACACCTGGGGAAGTCGAGGGTTCTCGGAACTGGTCGAAGAACGGTTGCGGGAGCAGGGGCGTTCGCGGGACGCGGTGATCAATACGGCCGTCTCGGGGTGGCAGATCTCCGACCTGGAGCCAGAGCTGGAGGCGCTGTGCCTACGGTTCGCACCGGACGCCGTCGTGATCGGTTTCGGCCTCAATGACACGAGGGGAGGTGCCGACGGGGTCCAGACGTTCGGCCGGGTCTACCGGGAGGTCATCCGGCGTATCCGCGAGGCGAGCGGCGCCGTCGTGGTGGTGATGACACCGAACGGGACGTTGCCGACGGCACCGGCGCATGTGGTGGAACACCTGCCCGCCTACGTCGAGGAGGTGCGGGCCGTGGCAGCCGACACGTCGGCCCTGCTCGTCGACCACTATGCCGAGTGGCAGCAGGCCGAGGAAGGGTCCTGGTTCCACTGGCTCGGGCACGGGTGTCACCCGAACATCTACGGGCATCGCGTCATGGCTCGTACGTTGATGCGTGCGCTGGGGATCTGGGACCCGGAATCCAGGAGTGGGCGGCTCTTGATCCCGTGA
- a CDS encoding Gfo/Idh/MocA family protein: MTGIGFIGTENSHTRHFIRFLNEEGRHPGVRAVALADGHTERNAELAEVGGIETIVTEPAELIGVADAAIISTRDGARHREQAEPLLAAGMPVLVDKPLATTPADAAAILDAAADAGAVVYSSSALRAVPEIAELIRDGADSGPLRSLHIVGPGDPDSPYSGLFFYGIHHVEAALELLGNPAVAPGEIAVTAQRHGDTTTALLRIADVDITLTFVTPTDTERVPFHLTAVHTNGVVTRPITLHPDYNAPALATFVEAISSGRSPVSRETMMAPVIVLRAIVDALEAKREVRS; encoded by the coding sequence GTGACCGGCATCGGCTTCATCGGGACCGAGAATTCCCACACCCGGCATTTCATCCGATTTCTCAACGAGGAGGGTAGGCATCCGGGCGTACGCGCGGTGGCGTTGGCCGACGGCCACACCGAACGGAACGCGGAGCTGGCCGAGGTGGGTGGGATCGAGACGATCGTGACCGAGCCGGCCGAGCTGATCGGTGTGGCCGATGCGGCGATCATCTCGACGCGGGACGGTGCCCGGCACCGCGAACAGGCCGAGCCACTGCTTGCCGCCGGCATGCCGGTGCTCGTGGACAAGCCGCTGGCGACCACGCCGGCGGACGCGGCCGCGATCCTGGACGCCGCCGCTGACGCCGGAGCGGTGGTGTACTCCTCGTCCGCGTTGCGGGCAGTTCCCGAGATCGCCGAGCTGATTCGCGACGGTGCGGACTCCGGCCCGCTGCGGAGCCTGCATATCGTCGGCCCCGGCGATCCGGACAGTCCCTACTCGGGCCTGTTCTTCTATGGGATCCATCATGTGGAGGCCGCGCTCGAGCTGCTCGGCAACCCTGCCGTTGCTCCCGGCGAGATAGCCGTGACCGCCCAGCGCCACGGCGACACCACGACGGCGTTACTCCGGATCGCCGACGTCGATATCACCTTGACCTTCGTCACCCCCACCGACACCGAGCGCGTACCGTTCCACCTCACGGCGGTCCACACCAATGGGGTGGTCACCCGGCCGATCACGCTCCACCCTGACTACAACGCCCCGGCCTTGGCCACGTTCGTGGAGGCGATCTCCTCCGGGCGCTCGCCCGTGTCGCGGGAGACGATGATGGCACCGGTCATCGTGCTCAGGGCGATCGTCGATGCGCTTGAGGCGAAGCGGGAGGTGCGGTCATGA
- a CDS encoding Rpn family recombination-promoting nuclease/putative transposase — protein MASRNEHLNPHDAMFRAVVGVPANAASVLASVLPAEVAGGFDLGGLRPEPGSFVDAEMRQRHTDLLFSTHLNGKPALVYVLVEHQASSDRWMALRVLEYVTRICDRYRAQHSRERTLPAVLPVVVYQGRRRWNAPTRLEALYDVDAKQALGEFLPRHQFVLQDLTGVEVEALLAAPLTPAARLALAMLRFAPDQQHLAQVLDQFIDDLLILIGKHPADRMFATIMEYAYQVSDTNPEELQTFFHDLGPQAQEAYMSNTLERGVAQGVAKGRAEGAAAMLTRVLAAQFGALTPEQSARIQAATPDQLDAWVDRFTDATSIDDVLR, from the coding sequence ATGGCGAGCAGAAATGAGCACCTGAACCCGCATGACGCGATGTTCCGCGCGGTGGTGGGTGTGCCGGCGAATGCGGCGTCGGTGCTGGCCTCGGTGCTTCCCGCGGAGGTCGCGGGCGGGTTTGACCTGGGAGGTCTACGTCCCGAGCCGGGAAGTTTTGTCGATGCGGAGATGCGCCAGCGGCACACAGACCTCCTGTTCAGTACCCACCTGAACGGGAAGCCGGCGCTGGTGTATGTGCTCGTGGAGCACCAGGCCAGCTCAGATCGGTGGATGGCGTTGCGCGTGCTGGAGTACGTCACGCGGATCTGTGACCGGTACCGCGCCCAGCATTCCCGTGAGCGAACCTTGCCGGCGGTGCTGCCGGTGGTCGTCTATCAGGGACGGCGCCGATGGAATGCGCCCACCAGGCTGGAGGCACTGTACGACGTTGACGCCAAGCAGGCGCTGGGCGAGTTTCTGCCCCGGCATCAGTTCGTGTTGCAGGACTTGACGGGAGTGGAGGTGGAGGCGTTGCTGGCAGCACCGTTGACTCCGGCGGCCCGGTTGGCGTTGGCGATGCTGCGGTTCGCACCTGATCAGCAGCACCTGGCACAGGTGCTGGATCAGTTCATCGATGACCTGCTGATCCTGATCGGCAAGCACCCAGCGGATCGGATGTTCGCGACTATCATGGAGTACGCCTACCAGGTCAGCGATACGAACCCGGAAGAGTTGCAGACGTTCTTCCACGATCTCGGACCCCAGGCACAGGAGGCCTATATGTCCAACACACTTGAACGAGGCGTCGCACAGGGCGTCGCCAAGGGGCGCGCGGAGGGCGCAGCAGCCATGCTCACCCGTGTGCTGGCTGCTCAGTTCGGTGCCCTCACCCCCGAGCAGTCCGCCCGCATCCAGGCGGCGACACCCGACCAACTCGACGCCTGGGTCGACCGCTTCACCGACGCCACCAGCATCGACGACGTCCTCCGCTGA
- a CDS encoding Gfo/Idh/MocA family protein, which yields MRQHTTAEAIGVGIVGAGSIGTTHARALHHVAGTTLVTYSGGNPETMSDCGWPSARQCSADEVIDHPEVDVVAICTPSQTHASLTLAATAAGKHAVVEKPLATTAADADRIVAAARKHDVLVAMVAQRRFEPEVAAVKQLLDSGELGGIRLAVTQVHWSRDDDYYQAAPWRTTMPAGGSLMNQGVHNVDLLRWLCGPVDAVTAQQATLGHDMAAEDTTVATLRLASGGLGLISTSTATPPGSAATLTLHTSRGTVELGQGEILRWEIPGVPRPASSASVTSGSADPAAIGIAGHVTMWQEVMAALREGRPCAIDAPEAARTVHLLDAIYQAAETGTQVEVSS from the coding sequence ATGCGGCAACACACGACAGCAGAAGCGATCGGTGTCGGAATCGTCGGCGCCGGCAGTATCGGCACCACCCACGCGCGGGCGTTGCATCACGTGGCGGGCACCACCCTGGTCACCTACAGCGGGGGCAACCCGGAGACGATGTCCGACTGCGGATGGCCGTCAGCCCGCCAGTGCAGTGCCGACGAGGTGATCGACCATCCGGAGGTCGATGTCGTCGCGATCTGCACGCCATCACAGACCCACGCCTCGCTCACGCTCGCGGCCACCGCGGCAGGCAAGCACGCCGTGGTCGAGAAGCCGCTCGCCACCACGGCTGCCGATGCGGACCGCATCGTGGCCGCGGCACGCAAGCACGACGTCCTCGTCGCGATGGTCGCCCAGCGGCGATTCGAGCCCGAGGTCGCCGCCGTCAAGCAGCTGCTCGATTCCGGCGAGCTGGGTGGGATCCGGCTCGCCGTCACTCAGGTCCACTGGAGCCGCGACGACGACTACTACCAAGCAGCCCCCTGGCGGACCACGATGCCCGCCGGCGGATCCCTGATGAATCAGGGCGTCCATAACGTCGACCTGCTCCGCTGGCTGTGCGGCCCGGTCGACGCCGTGACCGCGCAGCAGGCCACCCTGGGCCACGACATGGCGGCCGAGGACACCACCGTGGCCACCCTGCGTCTCGCATCCGGCGGTCTGGGCCTCATCAGCACCTCGACGGCCACCCCTCCGGGCTCGGCCGCGACCCTGACCCTGCACACCTCGCGCGGCACCGTCGAACTCGGACAGGGGGAGATTCTGCGCTGGGAGATTCCGGGAGTCCCACGTCCCGCCTCATCGGCGTCGGTCACCAGCGGATCCGCCGATCCGGCTGCCATCGGCATCGCCGGGCATGTCACCATGTGGCAGGAGGTGATGGCCGCACTCCGCGAGGGGCGCCCATGCGCCATCGATGCACCGGAGGCAGCCCGCACTGTCCACCTGCTGGATGCGATCTACCAGGCTGCCGAAACCGGTACCCAGGTGGAGGTGTCGTCATGA
- a CDS encoding IS110 family transposase, whose translation MTSLSDLVEVVIGVDTHVDTHTAAIIDAGTGGVLGQVQVAATPAGYAELVEFVDTHLRGEDEADIETDPCAATGGRAWAIEGTRSHGAGLTRHLQARGELVIEIDRPQRAKRRRGAKSDPIDAVRAAREALTREHLATPRSGGNRHALAILLSTRDSLVTEAGRAARQVFHLIITAPEPLRAKFAGKKLPAMITTAARLRTRPGQDIETTTTITILRDLARRAQDLTTQAAQYKKQIHHIVTSMRADLLDQPGIGPIVAARILCAWSHPGRIHSEAAFAMLAGVAPIPATSGRTTNRHRLNRHGDRQLNRALHVIVLTRLRHDPHTRAYAQRRTTQGRTHREITRCLKRYIARDIYRQLEHHNPTNTP comes from the coding sequence ATGACTAGTCTGAGTGATCTCGTCGAGGTTGTCATCGGGGTCGACACCCATGTCGATACCCATACCGCGGCGATCATCGATGCTGGCACCGGTGGGGTGCTCGGCCAGGTACAGGTCGCGGCCACCCCGGCGGGGTATGCCGAGCTGGTCGAGTTCGTCGATACCCACCTACGCGGTGAGGATGAGGCTGATATCGAGACCGATCCGTGCGCCGCCACTGGTGGACGGGCGTGGGCGATCGAGGGCACCCGCTCCCACGGGGCGGGTCTGACCCGACATCTACAGGCTCGTGGTGAGCTGGTCATCGAGATCGACCGCCCGCAACGGGCCAAGCGCCGCCGTGGAGCCAAGTCCGACCCGATCGACGCAGTCCGCGCCGCACGGGAAGCGTTAACCCGCGAGCACCTCGCCACCCCACGCTCAGGCGGGAACCGGCACGCCCTCGCGATCCTGCTGAGCACCCGAGACTCCCTCGTGACCGAAGCAGGCCGCGCCGCACGGCAAGTGTTCCACCTCATCATCACCGCCCCCGAACCCCTGCGAGCGAAGTTCGCCGGCAAGAAACTGCCCGCGATGATCACCACCGCCGCCCGGCTACGCACCCGGCCCGGTCAAGACATCGAGACCACCACCACGATCACCATCCTGCGCGACCTGGCCCGCCGCGCCCAAGACCTGACCACACAAGCGGCCCAGTACAAGAAACAGATCCACCACATCGTGACCAGCATGCGCGCCGACCTGCTCGATCAGCCCGGCATCGGCCCCATCGTGGCCGCACGAATCCTGTGCGCCTGGTCCCACCCCGGACGCATCCACTCCGAAGCCGCATTCGCCATGCTCGCCGGCGTCGCCCCCATCCCAGCCACCAGCGGCAGAACCACCAACCGACACCGCCTCAACCGCCACGGCGACCGCCAACTCAACCGAGCACTCCACGTCATCGTCCTGACCCGACTACGCCACGACCCACACACCCGCGCCTACGCCCAACGCCGCACCACCCAAGGCCGCACCCACCGCGAAATCACCCGCTGCCTCAAACGCTACATAGCCCGCGACATCTACCGACAACTCGAACACCACAACCCCACAAACACCCCTTGA
- a CDS encoding Gfo/Idh/MocA family protein: MIRVAILGAAHPHVSYALEEVAARENYTLVAVAEPDPEMQAAHLSDVGDTPRYDSPAELLAAHQVDVALVAGVYSRRGAAVIAALEAGAHVVADKPLCTSLDELDEIEQLAATHRRHVSVVFEKRFYPATLALQDLLEDGTLGRPALMASTGPHKLNLPSRPAWFLDRSTYGGIAGDLPVHDIDLALKLSGATSGTVSAITGNAGADDHPRFDDHVAVLLRAGDLTATIEANWLAPQAADVHGHYRMRLAGTNGTAELDWAYDSVTVTTHDEPRRQVDLPPGRRPAAYFFDAVAAGHEPEITTAQSLLATRVALLAQDSADHDGDPRHW, translated from the coding sequence ATGATCCGGGTCGCCATCCTGGGAGCGGCACATCCGCACGTCTCGTACGCGCTCGAGGAGGTGGCTGCGCGGGAGAACTACACACTGGTCGCCGTCGCTGAACCTGACCCCGAGATGCAGGCGGCACACCTGTCCGATGTCGGCGACACACCGCGCTACGACTCCCCCGCTGAGCTACTGGCAGCCCACCAGGTCGACGTCGCACTGGTTGCGGGCGTCTATTCCCGCCGCGGCGCGGCGGTGATCGCGGCCCTGGAGGCGGGGGCACATGTGGTGGCAGACAAGCCGCTGTGCACCTCCCTGGACGAGCTGGACGAGATCGAGCAGCTCGCGGCTACCCATCGCCGGCACGTCTCAGTGGTGTTCGAGAAGCGGTTCTACCCGGCCACGCTTGCCCTGCAAGACCTGCTCGAGGATGGAACGCTCGGGCGACCGGCCCTGATGGCCAGCACCGGTCCGCACAAACTCAACCTCCCCAGCCGCCCAGCCTGGTTCCTGGACCGCAGCACCTATGGCGGGATCGCCGGGGACCTTCCGGTGCATGACATCGACCTCGCCCTGAAGCTCAGTGGTGCGACCTCGGGGACAGTCTCGGCCATCACGGGCAACGCCGGGGCGGACGACCATCCGCGATTCGATGACCATGTCGCGGTCCTGCTGCGCGCCGGTGATCTCACGGCCACCATCGAGGCCAACTGGCTCGCTCCGCAGGCAGCCGATGTGCACGGCCACTACCGGATGCGCCTGGCCGGAACGAACGGCACCGCCGAGCTGGACTGGGCCTACGACTCCGTGACGGTCACCACGCACGACGAGCCCCGCCGTCAGGTGGACCTCCCGCCGGGCAGGCGCCCGGCGGCCTACTTCTTCGATGCGGTGGCAGCCGGCCACGAGCCGGAGATCACGACGGCGCAGAGCCTGCTGGCCACGCGGGTGGCCCTGCTGGCTCAGGACAGTGCCGATCACGACGGCGACCCTCGCCACTGGTGA
- a CDS encoding glycerol-3-phosphate dehydrogenase/oxidase: MTSGEPLDVLVVGGGITGAGIVLDAVTRGLSTGIVEMQDWAGGTSSWSSKLVHGGVRYLYNLDFKLVAEGLRERGLLLTKTAPHLVKAQPFLWPLKTPVIERAYSALGIGLYDAMAVIGHRGMAVPVQKHYSRAGVEQLFPDVRSDQLVGGIRFYDARVDDARLVMTLVRTAQSFGAHAASRTQVVDYLKEDGRVVGAEVVDLETGTRRTIRAKRVINATGVWTEDTEALGGNEGGLQVLASKGAHVVIPKERIKGDVGLFLRTEKSVLFIIPWQRYWIIGTTDTPWDEERLHPVATRADIDYILDHANAVLSSNLTFDDVIGVYAGLRPLVQPGTKDGGTASTKVSRDHTVVESAPGLTVISGGKLTSYRLMAEHAVDHALGEADAHKRPSVTPDTPLIGAPRLEAITRQAPQIAAKYGWDKARMEHLLSRYGSDLQTLLALVDEDPELGKPLDSAPAYLRAEAVMAVEYEGALHLEDILMRRIRLFFEQRDRGVSALEELAQIVGPRLGWDEQTVRREVSAYAEMAAAEEAALGTMTDAEAEAARLAVADLVPLANLES; the protein is encoded by the coding sequence ATGACCAGCGGTGAGCCGCTGGACGTCCTGGTCGTCGGGGGTGGCATCACCGGAGCGGGCATCGTGCTCGACGCCGTCACGCGCGGCCTGAGCACAGGCATTGTGGAGATGCAGGACTGGGCCGGGGGGACGTCGTCATGGTCCTCCAAGCTCGTGCACGGCGGGGTGCGCTACCTCTACAACCTCGACTTCAAGCTGGTGGCCGAAGGGCTGCGCGAGCGGGGGCTGCTGCTGACCAAGACCGCCCCGCACCTGGTGAAGGCGCAACCGTTCCTGTGGCCGTTGAAGACGCCGGTGATCGAGCGCGCCTACAGCGCTCTGGGCATCGGCCTGTATGACGCGATGGCCGTGATCGGGCACCGCGGCATGGCCGTGCCAGTACAGAAGCATTACTCCCGCGCCGGGGTGGAGCAGCTCTTCCCCGACGTACGCAGCGACCAGCTCGTCGGCGGTATCCGCTTCTACGACGCGCGGGTGGACGACGCCCGGCTCGTGATGACGCTCGTGCGCACTGCGCAATCCTTCGGGGCCCACGCCGCCTCCCGCACACAGGTCGTCGACTACCTCAAGGAGGACGGCCGCGTGGTCGGTGCCGAGGTGGTGGACCTGGAAACCGGCACCCGCCGCACGATCCGTGCCAAGCGGGTCATCAACGCCACCGGCGTATGGACCGAGGACACCGAGGCACTGGGCGGCAACGAGGGCGGCCTGCAGGTGCTCGCCTCCAAGGGCGCGCACGTGGTGATCCCGAAGGAGCGCATCAAGGGCGACGTCGGGCTGTTCTTGCGCACCGAGAAGTCCGTGCTGTTCATCATCCCGTGGCAGCGGTACTGGATCATCGGCACGACCGACACCCCGTGGGATGAGGAACGCCTGCACCCGGTAGCCACCCGGGCGGATATCGACTACATCCTCGACCACGCCAACGCGGTGCTCTCCTCGAACCTCACCTTCGACGACGTGATCGGGGTGTATGCGGGCCTGCGGCCGCTAGTACAGCCCGGTACCAAGGACGGCGGAACTGCCTCCACGAAGGTCTCCCGCGACCACACGGTGGTCGAGTCGGCACCGGGCCTGACCGTGATCTCCGGTGGCAAGCTGACCTCCTACCGGCTGATGGCCGAACACGCTGTCGACCACGCGCTGGGCGAGGCGGATGCGCACAAGCGGCCGTCGGTCACCCCGGATACCCCGCTCATCGGTGCGCCCCGCCTGGAAGCGATCACGCGACAAGCACCGCAGATCGCAGCCAAGTACGGCTGGGACAAGGCCCGGATGGAGCATCTACTGAGCCGATACGGATCCGACCTGCAGACATTGCTGGCACTGGTGGACGAGGATCCCGAACTCGGCAAGCCGCTCGATTCCGCCCCAGCGTACCTGCGAGCTGAGGCTGTGATGGCGGTCGAGTACGAGGGTGCACTGCACCTGGAGGACATCCTGATGCGTCGCATCCGGCTGTTCTTCGAGCAGCGCGACCGGGGCGTGAGCGCGTTGGAGGAGCTGGCGCAGATCGTCGGTCCCCGGCTCGGGTGGGACGAGCAGACCGTGCGCCGCGAGGTGAGCGCCTACGCCGAGATGGCCGCCGCCGAGGAGGCTGCGCTGGGCACGATGACCGACGCCGAGGCCGAGGCGGCCAGGCTTGCCGTGGCTGACCTGGTGCCGCTCGCCAACCTCGAAAGCTGA
- a CDS encoding hydroxyacid dehydrogenase, translating to MTARIFVAITTDQFARLYDEQTQAKLHRLGEVVFGMEADGKVAVPADIGDSFDVLLTSWSTEPFDPAVLAGSRLRLAVHSAGSVRNLFPAECLGGQLRLAQGGADAMALPVAEMALTMTLAHLRNLVWHDRAFQRTRDWHEGGQGTLGQSIAAQHIGIVSLSRVGRHYASMVQGLGATSVRAYDPYCSTDDARQLGVELCDLEELCATSEVLSIHAPVTAKTAGMLGAEQLALLPDGAIVINTARAQVTDEEALLAEVKAGRLKVGLDVFTTEPLPSDSPFFGLDNAILTPHVAGGTVQARFAQGATVVSEVESFLREGTLRAEVTSENYDRLG from the coding sequence ATGACCGCCCGCATCTTCGTCGCGATCACCACGGACCAGTTCGCCCGCCTCTACGACGAGCAGACCCAGGCGAAGCTCCACCGCCTCGGGGAGGTCGTCTTCGGCATGGAAGCCGACGGGAAGGTAGCCGTCCCCGCGGACATCGGCGACTCGTTCGATGTGCTGCTCACCTCGTGGAGCACCGAGCCCTTCGACCCGGCCGTCCTGGCGGGTTCACGACTGCGCCTGGCGGTGCACAGCGCCGGATCGGTGCGCAACCTGTTCCCCGCGGAGTGCCTGGGCGGCCAGCTTCGCCTGGCGCAGGGCGGTGCCGATGCGATGGCGCTGCCGGTGGCCGAGATGGCGCTCACCATGACCCTGGCCCATCTGCGCAATCTCGTGTGGCATGACCGGGCGTTTCAGCGCACCCGCGACTGGCACGAGGGTGGCCAGGGCACGCTGGGCCAGAGCATCGCCGCACAGCACATCGGCATCGTTTCCCTCAGCCGCGTCGGCCGGCACTACGCCTCGATGGTCCAGGGGCTCGGCGCCACCTCCGTGCGCGCCTACGACCCGTACTGCTCGACCGACGACGCACGCCAGCTCGGCGTCGAGCTGTGCGACCTGGAAGAGCTGTGCGCAACGAGCGAAGTTCTCTCGATCCATGCTCCCGTCACGGCCAAGACGGCCGGAATGCTCGGCGCCGAACAGCTCGCCCTACTCCCGGACGGTGCGATCGTCATCAACACCGCGCGGGCCCAGGTGACCGACGAGGAGGCGCTACTCGCCGAAGTGAAGGCTGGTCGCCTCAAGGTGGGCCTCGACGTGTTCACCACCGAACCGCTCCCCTCGGACAGCCCGTTCTTCGGCTTGGACAATGCGATCCTGACCCCGCACGTCGCCGGCGGCACCGTGCAGGCCCGGTTCGCCCAAGGCGCGACCGTCGTCAGCGAGGTTGAGAGTTTCCTGCGGGAGGGCACCCTCCGCGCTGAGGTGACATCCGAGAACTACGATCGGCTCGGCTGA